One window from the genome of Bradyrhizobium xenonodulans encodes:
- a CDS encoding DMT family transporter produces MGQPRSERGLGIALVIAAAVAWSTAPFFTRLLPFDPWTILFWRGLFAGSLITVFLVVMQGRAALWQLVVPGRGGLLVASLSALGMVSFIPALQMTNVMNVAVLIATQPFVAAALAWLWLGEAASWRTLVASLIAFAGVIITVGGVQAGADVGGLALSCLMVLAISAMTVVVRRHRETSMVAAAALSNFMGSLVSLPFAHDIAHVGGHGLAILAMFGCLQVALGLTFYMLGSRLLPSGQASLIATLETPLMPFWIWVVFREVPAAHALIGGVLVIGAVVADIASDVRTRRQS; encoded by the coding sequence ATGGGGCAGCCTCGTTCGGAACGCGGTCTTGGCATTGCCCTCGTCATCGCCGCTGCGGTTGCCTGGAGCACGGCGCCTTTCTTCACGCGGCTGTTGCCGTTCGATCCCTGGACCATTTTGTTCTGGCGCGGCCTGTTCGCCGGCAGCCTGATCACGGTGTTCCTCGTGGTGATGCAGGGCCGCGCTGCGCTATGGCAATTGGTCGTACCGGGGAGAGGCGGCCTGCTGGTCGCGTCATTGTCCGCGCTCGGCATGGTCTCGTTCATTCCCGCGCTCCAGATGACCAATGTGATGAATGTCGCGGTGCTGATCGCAACACAGCCCTTCGTCGCCGCCGCGCTGGCATGGCTGTGGCTTGGTGAAGCCGCGAGCTGGCGCACGCTGGTCGCGAGCCTGATTGCCTTTGCCGGCGTGATCATCACGGTCGGTGGCGTGCAGGCCGGCGCCGATGTCGGCGGCTTGGCCCTGAGCTGCCTGATGGTGCTCGCCATCTCCGCCATGACGGTCGTGGTCCGACGCCATCGCGAGACGTCGATGGTGGCGGCAGCGGCGCTGTCGAACTTCATGGGCAGCCTCGTCAGCCTCCCGTTTGCCCACGACATCGCCCATGTCGGCGGCCATGGCCTTGCGATCCTCGCGATGTTCGGCTGCCTTCAGGTCGCGCTCGGCCTGACTTTCTACATGCTCGGCTCGCGTCTGCTGCCGTCAGGACAGGCCTCCCTGATCGCGACGCTGGAAACGCCGCTGATGCCGTTCTGGATCTGGGTGGTCTTCCGCGAGGTACCCGCTGCGCACGCGCTGATTGGCGGCGTGCTGGTGATCGGGGCGGTTGTTGCCGATATCGCGAGTGATGTCCGGACTCGACGGCAATCCTGA
- a CDS encoding ABC transporter substrate-binding protein — protein sequence MPGRRENLAALAILAAGVLVTTPALAEKNYDPGATDTEVKIGNIMPYSGPASSYGVIGKSEAAYFRMINDQGGINGRKINFISYDDAYSPPKAIEQARKLVESDEVLLIFQALGTPSNSAIMKYMNAKKVPQLFVASGGTKFGDPRNFPWTMGFQPNYQSEGRIYAKYIRDNFPNSKIAVFWQNDDAGKDQFKGLKDGLGDKVSMIIADKSYEVSDPSIDSQIVALHDSGADIFFSWAAPKGSAQAIRKVGELGWKPKFFLANTATSVASVLKPAGLDYAKDIISTVYLKDPTDPTWDKDPAVIKWREFMDKYYPDGDKANSNNIYGYVQAEAMAQVLKQCGDNLTRENVMKQATNLKDFQTDLMLPGIMVNTSPDDYFPIEQMQLMRFNGQAWELFGDVITGEVGHERSQ from the coding sequence ATGCCGGGTCGTCGCGAAAACCTTGCTGCCCTCGCCATTCTTGCTGCCGGCGTGCTCGTCACGACACCGGCTTTGGCGGAGAAGAATTACGATCCCGGAGCCACCGACACGGAAGTGAAGATCGGCAACATCATGCCCTATAGCGGGCCGGCGTCGTCCTATGGCGTGATCGGCAAGTCCGAGGCCGCCTATTTCAGGATGATCAACGATCAGGGCGGCATCAACGGGCGCAAGATCAATTTCATCAGCTATGACGATGCCTATTCGCCGCCGAAGGCGATCGAGCAGGCGCGCAAGCTGGTCGAGAGCGACGAGGTGCTGTTGATCTTCCAGGCGCTCGGCACGCCTTCGAATTCCGCGATCATGAAATACATGAATGCCAAGAAGGTGCCGCAGCTGTTCGTCGCCTCCGGCGGCACCAAGTTCGGCGACCCCAGGAATTTCCCGTGGACCATGGGCTTCCAGCCCAACTACCAGAGCGAGGGCCGAATCTACGCAAAGTACATCCGCGACAATTTCCCGAACAGCAAGATCGCGGTGTTCTGGCAGAATGACGACGCGGGCAAGGATCAGTTCAAGGGCCTGAAGGACGGGCTCGGCGACAAGGTCAGCATGATCATCGCCGACAAATCCTATGAGGTCAGCGACCCCTCGATCGACTCGCAGATCGTGGCCTTGCACGATTCCGGTGCCGACATCTTCTTCTCATGGGCCGCGCCGAAGGGGTCGGCGCAGGCGATCCGAAAGGTCGGCGAGCTCGGCTGGAAGCCGAAGTTCTTCCTGGCCAACACCGCGACCTCGGTTGCCTCGGTGCTCAAGCCCGCCGGGCTCGACTATGCCAAGGACATCATCTCGACCGTCTATCTGAAGGACCCGACCGACCCGACCTGGGACAAGGATCCCGCAGTGATCAAATGGCGCGAATTCATGGACAAATACTATCCCGACGGCGACAAGGCCAACTCCAACAACATCTACGGCTACGTCCAGGCCGAGGCGATGGCGCAGGTGTTGAAGCAGTGCGGTGACAATCTCACCCGTGAGAACGTGATGAAGCAGGCCACCAACCTGAAGGATTTCCAGACCGATTTGATGCTGCCCGGCATCATGGTGAACACCTCACCCGACGATTATTTCCCGATCGAGCAGATGCAACTGATGCGCTTCAATGGACAGGCCTGGGAGCTGTTCGGAGACGTCATCACCGGCGAGGTCGGCCACGAGCGCAGCCAGTAG
- a CDS encoding O-antigen ligase family protein: MTASATLSGPAGPPPLRARWQAFSKSAALIRAADVLAVLIAASLPWSTTAPSIFVGLWLLAVTPTIDWRDYARKFAQPAFALPLAFLLLALLGVLWSDGAWADRLHAIKPVAKLVLIPALLYHFSRSERGYWVCLAFLVSCALLAVYSWVVLLDPAWKITATASSGVPVKNYIDQSQEFTLCAFALVLPALTFWRGGSLAATAACLALILLFVTNMVFVASARTALLCITVLLALFAWRHLSRRAAMLLLVGTVAASALAWTTSPYLRQRIADVAVEYRHGHEDISRASTAQRLTYCRKALHAFAEAPLIGHGTGSIKRQFERASTSGSNLDAEIVSNPHNQTLNVAMQWGLLGVVLLYAMWIAHLRLFLGEGLAAWIGLVAVVQNIASSLLNSHLFDFHEGWMYVLGVGVAGGMALKAKTAARP, translated from the coding sequence ATGACTGCTTCCGCGACATTGTCCGGTCCGGCCGGTCCGCCCCCCTTGCGCGCCCGGTGGCAGGCCTTCAGCAAATCGGCCGCGCTGATCCGGGCCGCCGATGTGCTCGCCGTCCTGATCGCGGCGTCGCTGCCCTGGTCGACCACGGCGCCTTCGATTTTCGTCGGGCTCTGGCTGCTCGCGGTGACGCCGACCATCGACTGGCGCGACTATGCGCGCAAGTTCGCACAGCCGGCGTTTGCCCTGCCCTTGGCCTTCCTGCTGCTCGCGCTTCTCGGCGTATTGTGGTCCGACGGCGCATGGGCCGACAGGCTGCATGCGATCAAGCCGGTCGCCAAGCTCGTGCTGATCCCGGCGCTGCTCTACCATTTCAGCCGGTCGGAGCGCGGCTACTGGGTCTGTCTCGCCTTCCTCGTTTCCTGCGCGCTGCTTGCGGTCTATTCCTGGGTCGTGCTGCTCGATCCCGCCTGGAAGATCACCGCGACGGCGTCATCAGGTGTTCCCGTCAAGAACTACATTGATCAGAGCCAGGAGTTCACGCTCTGCGCATTCGCGCTTGTCCTGCCCGCGCTGACTTTCTGGCGCGGCGGTAGCCTGGCCGCAACAGCGGCCTGTCTGGCGCTGATCCTGCTGTTCGTCACCAACATGGTGTTCGTCGCCTCGGCCCGCACGGCGCTGCTCTGCATCACGGTGCTGCTCGCCTTGTTCGCTTGGAGGCATTTGAGCCGGCGCGCGGCCATGCTTCTGCTCGTGGGCACGGTTGCCGCCAGCGCGCTGGCCTGGACGACGTCCCCCTATCTGCGCCAGCGCATTGCCGACGTCGCCGTCGAATATCGCCACGGCCATGAGGACATCAGCCGCGCCTCGACCGCGCAGCGGCTGACCTATTGTCGCAAGGCCCTCCATGCTTTTGCCGAGGCGCCCCTGATCGGCCATGGCACCGGCTCGATCAAGCGCCAGTTCGAGCGCGCCTCAACGAGTGGAAGCAACCTCGATGCGGAGATCGTCAGCAATCCGCACAATCAGACCCTCAACGTTGCCATGCAATGGGGCCTGTTGGGCGTCGTCCTGCTCTACGCCATGTGGATCGCCCATCTCCGCCTGTTCCTGGGCGAGGGTCTTGCGGCCTGGATCGGCCTCGTCGCCGTCGTCCAGAACATTGCGAGCTCGCTTCTGAACTCGCATCTGTTCGATTTTCACGAGGGCTGGATGTATGTGCTCGGCGTCGGCGTTGCCGGCGGCATGGCCTTGAAAGCAAAGACCGCCGCCCGGCCCTGA
- a CDS encoding NAD(P)-dependent oxidoreductase, protein MRRARRRSRRLHGRDAGAACLRHHDRRHRGRRLIMTRIAFIGLGRMGHGMAGRYLDAGFTVTLWNRSRSKAEDLIARGAQWATSPEDAAIDADAVVTMVADDEASRAVWLGPEGAAKTAKAGTIAIECSTVSYDHAREMGRELNSRGLIYIDCPVTGLPDAAAAGKLTLLVGADAADLERARPYVTPIGATIRHFGAVGSGTVYKLINNLMGAIQIAGLAEGLAIAEQAGLDMNLVLESIQAGVAASPQVARHSKRMVARDFSGATFTAALRHKDAAYAVKLAESLLADKPLVSRAAVESYAQAKAAMPDDDEGRMIELVSRPKKPS, encoded by the coding sequence ATCAGGCGTGCTCGGCGGCGATCTCGACGACTTCATGGCCGCGACGCTGGCGCAGCGTGCCTTCGGCACCACGACCGGCGACATCGAGGACGTCGACTGATCATGACCCGCATCGCCTTCATCGGATTGGGGCGGATGGGTCATGGCATGGCCGGCCGCTATCTCGATGCCGGCTTTACGGTGACGCTGTGGAATCGCAGTCGATCCAAAGCGGAAGACCTGATCGCACGCGGCGCGCAGTGGGCGACCTCGCCCGAGGACGCCGCGATCGATGCCGATGCCGTCGTGACCATGGTTGCCGACGACGAGGCCTCGCGCGCGGTCTGGCTGGGGCCGGAGGGCGCGGCCAAGACGGCGAAGGCGGGCACCATCGCGATCGAATGCTCCACCGTTTCCTATGACCATGCCCGCGAGATGGGCCGCGAGCTGAATTCGCGCGGGCTGATCTACATCGATTGCCCCGTGACGGGATTGCCGGACGCAGCGGCCGCCGGCAAGCTGACGCTGCTGGTTGGCGCCGACGCGGCCGATCTCGAACGGGCGCGGCCGTATGTGACGCCGATCGGCGCGACCATCCGCCATTTCGGCGCGGTCGGCTCCGGCACGGTCTACAAGCTCATCAACAACCTCATGGGCGCGATCCAGATCGCCGGCCTTGCCGAAGGTCTCGCCATCGCCGAGCAGGCCGGGCTCGACATGAACCTCGTGCTGGAATCGATCCAGGCAGGCGTCGCCGCAAGCCCGCAGGTCGCGCGTCATTCCAAGCGCATGGTCGCCCGCGACTTCAGCGGCGCGACCTTCACGGCAGCGCTGCGGCACAAGGATGCGGCCTATGCAGTCAAGCTCGCCGAGAGCCTCCTGGCCGACAAGCCGCTGGTCTCGCGCGCCGCGGTCGAGTCCTATGCCCAGGCGAAGGCGGCGATGCCGGACGATGACGAAGGCAGGATGATCGAGCTGGTGTCGCGGCCGAAGAAGCCGTCCTAG
- a CDS encoding DUF6502 family protein, producing MNAKSGSKAAAPSPNAATKLHAPLARLLRPLVRLCIRSGMTFPALAQLLRELFVNVAEHDFALEGKEQTDSRVSLLTGIHRKEVARLRGAGAPVHETPAAVSLTSAVIARWLAAPEFTDSKGEPLPLPRTAEGDAPSFEQLVASVTKDVRPRAVLDEWIDRKLVTINESDEIELVEAAFVPSGEDDNKWHYLGRNLHDHIAAAEQNVSGPAPRFLERAVHYNNISPKLARKLEARSRELAMDALKTANREANRALAKDKGGEARWNFGIYIYSEAADEEGEAKEGGKENVREGGNKGGSS from the coding sequence ATGAATGCCAAGTCCGGGTCCAAGGCAGCGGCTCCGTCACCGAATGCCGCCACGAAGCTGCACGCGCCGCTGGCGCGGCTGCTGCGCCCGCTCGTGCGGCTCTGCATCCGCAGCGGCATGACCTTTCCGGCATTGGCTCAATTGCTTCGCGAACTCTTCGTCAATGTCGCCGAGCACGATTTCGCGCTGGAGGGAAAGGAGCAGACCGACAGCCGGGTCAGCCTGCTCACCGGCATTCACCGCAAGGAGGTGGCGCGGCTGCGCGGCGCCGGCGCGCCCGTGCACGAGACGCCGGCGGCGGTCTCGCTGACGAGCGCCGTGATCGCGCGCTGGCTTGCCGCGCCGGAATTCACCGATTCGAAGGGCGAGCCGCTGCCGCTGCCGCGCACGGCGGAAGGCGATGCGCCGTCGTTCGAGCAGCTCGTCGCTTCCGTCACCAAGGACGTGCGCCCGCGCGCGGTGCTCGACGAATGGATCGACCGCAAGCTCGTCACCATCAACGAGTCCGACGAGATCGAGCTGGTCGAGGCCGCCTTCGTCCCATCAGGCGAGGACGACAACAAATGGCACTATCTCGGCCGCAATCTGCACGACCATATCGCGGCCGCCGAGCAAAACGTCTCCGGGCCGGCGCCGCGCTTCCTCGAACGCGCGGTGCACTACAACAACATCTCGCCGAAGCTGGCACGGAAGCTCGAAGCGCGCTCGCGCGAGCTCGCGATGGACGCGCTGAAGACCGCCAACCGCGAGGCCAACCGCGCGCTCGCCAAGGACAAGGGCGGTGAGGCCCGCTGGAATTTCGGCATCTACATCTACAGCGAGGCTGCAGATGAGGAGGGGGAGGCCAAGGAAGGCGGCAAGGAAAACGTCAGGGAAGGCGGCAACAAGGGTGGTTCTTCATGA
- a CDS encoding DMT family transporter, translating to MPPNDNRIDARDWSLLAVLSILWGGSFFFNGAALRELPPLTLVFLRAALGAAVLLPLLRMQGIGFPKSMSGWKPFVVIGLLNNVIPFSLIVIGQTFIPSGLASILNATTPLFAVMVMAAAGEEALQIRRVAGVALGLAGVIILRGWGVETRTGQGLGILLCLGGAFSYGFAALAARRLLKDAAPLGTATFQLMASTATMAIVAGAVEQPWRLPMPSITTWLAVLGLAGLSTALAYIVFFQIIRRSGATNVMLVTLLIPVTAIFLGWLVLGEPISMREIAGAIIIGSALLVIDGRVPALLRRVTQVP from the coding sequence ATGCCCCCGAATGATAACCGGATCGACGCGCGGGACTGGTCGCTGCTCGCCGTACTATCGATCCTCTGGGGCGGCTCGTTCTTCTTCAACGGCGCTGCCTTGCGTGAATTGCCACCGCTGACGCTGGTGTTTTTGCGCGCCGCGCTTGGCGCGGCCGTTCTGCTGCCGCTTCTTCGCATGCAGGGGATCGGCTTCCCCAAGAGCATGTCGGGCTGGAAGCCGTTCGTTGTGATCGGGCTGCTCAACAACGTCATCCCGTTCTCGCTGATCGTGATCGGCCAGACCTTCATTCCGAGCGGGCTGGCATCGATCCTGAACGCGACCACGCCGCTGTTCGCGGTGATGGTGATGGCTGCGGCGGGCGAAGAGGCCCTGCAGATCCGCCGGGTGGCCGGCGTGGCGCTGGGCCTCGCCGGCGTGATCATCCTGCGCGGATGGGGCGTCGAGACGCGGACAGGGCAGGGGCTCGGCATCCTGCTCTGCCTTGGCGGCGCTTTCAGCTATGGCTTTGCGGCACTGGCGGCGCGGCGGCTGTTGAAGGACGCAGCCCCGCTCGGCACGGCGACGTTTCAACTGATGGCTTCCACGGCGACGATGGCGATCGTCGCGGGCGCGGTGGAGCAGCCTTGGAGGCTTCCGATGCCGAGCATTACGACCTGGCTCGCCGTGCTTGGCCTTGCCGGCCTGTCGACGGCGCTCGCCTACATCGTCTTCTTTCAGATCATCCGGCGCTCTGGCGCCACCAATGTGATGTTGGTGACGCTGCTCATTCCCGTCACTGCCATCTTTCTGGGATGGCTGGTTCTGGGCGAGCCGATCTCCATGCGCGAGATCGCAGGTGCGATCATCATCGGCAGCGCGTTGCTCGTGATCGACGGGCGCGTACCAGCCCTGCTGCGGCGCGTCACGCAAGTTCCATAG
- a CDS encoding glycosyltransferase family 4 protein: MKQNILVVSESLGQPNHKRGIFHFTRELVRSLAAEGHELTLLVETSKRYRKLCRRERRTKLFAAQSRNIELLALYRFLDEINVSGPVTFSGTRRKFDWLRHRAGMLLSRDNVLCLLRAIGLRGLNARLMENRTAALEYIPPDLSHLELFGDFQLEPGFFNYQDSSAFFLLPPPRIDARDYDVIVVDTPTRVAITRRPGAKVICVIHDLLPLTDLKLSDIATRQFLARIRTSLRQADELAFVSNYSMMRFRELLPQYAHLPARVVYPRTRFDAPDVLHLPAPSGRPGRPSFVVIVSNEPRKNVATVIRAFRNVPQADLVVIGYAGEISRMRKLPRNVRFAGYVDEHEKAALIAESHGLIMPSLAEGFGVPIIEALAANTPVLCSDIAVFREVAGDLADYFDPFSTDAIAASITRVLTRQEEWRGRIRARRHELAERYGYETQARDFLGHERPRESLVAAQ; the protein is encoded by the coding sequence ATGAAACAGAACATCCTTGTCGTCTCCGAGTCGCTCGGACAACCCAATCACAAGCGCGGCATCTTCCACTTCACCCGCGAATTGGTACGTTCGCTCGCCGCGGAAGGCCATGAACTCACGCTGCTGGTGGAGACCTCGAAGCGCTACCGCAAGCTCTGCCGGCGCGAGCGACGCACAAAGCTGTTTGCGGCACAGTCGCGCAACATCGAGCTGCTTGCTCTTTATCGCTTCCTGGACGAAATCAATGTAAGCGGGCCGGTGACGTTCAGCGGCACGCGCCGCAAATTCGACTGGCTCCGCCACAGAGCCGGCATGTTGCTGTCGCGGGACAACGTCCTCTGCCTCCTGCGCGCGATCGGCCTGCGTGGCCTGAACGCGCGGCTGATGGAGAACCGGACCGCCGCGCTCGAATACATTCCGCCGGATCTGAGCCACCTCGAACTGTTCGGCGACTTTCAGCTCGAGCCCGGATTCTTCAACTATCAGGACTCCTCGGCCTTCTTCCTGCTGCCGCCGCCGCGCATCGACGCGCGCGACTACGACGTCATCGTCGTGGACACCCCGACCCGGGTGGCGATCACGCGCAGGCCCGGCGCCAAGGTGATCTGCGTGATCCACGATTTGTTGCCGCTCACCGACCTCAAGCTCAGCGACATCGCGACGCGGCAGTTTCTGGCGCGAATCCGCACCAGCCTGCGCCAGGCCGACGAGCTCGCCTTCGTTTCAAACTATAGCATGATGCGGTTCAGGGAGCTGTTGCCGCAATATGCGCACCTACCGGCGCGGGTCGTGTATCCCCGCACCCGGTTCGACGCCCCGGATGTCCTGCACCTGCCAGCCCCGTCGGGGCGTCCGGGGCGGCCGAGCTTTGTCGTCATTGTCTCGAACGAGCCGCGCAAGAACGTCGCCACCGTCATCCGCGCCTTCCGCAACGTGCCGCAGGCCGATCTCGTCGTGATCGGCTATGCCGGGGAGATCAGCCGGATGCGCAAGCTGCCGCGAAACGTCCGCTTCGCCGGCTATGTCGACGAGCACGAGAAGGCGGCCCTGATCGCGGAATCGCACGGACTGATCATGCCGAGCCTCGCGGAAGGTTTTGGCGTGCCTATCATCGAGGCGCTGGCTGCGAACACGCCGGTGCTGTGCTCCGACATCGCCGTGTTCCGCGAAGTCGCAGGCGACCTTGCCGACTATTTCGACCCGTTCTCGACCGACGCGATCGCCGCCTCAATCACCCGCGTGCTGACGCGGCAGGAGGAGTGGCGCGGCAGGATCCGCGCGAGGCGGCATGAGCTTGCCGAGCGATACGGCTACGAGACGCAGGCGCGCGACTTCCTTGGGCACGAGAGGCCCCGGGAAAGCCTGGTCGCCGCGCAATAG
- a CDS encoding glycosyltransferase, whose translation MHHTQETSYETPRRPSVLHIFKIYYPDLFGGTLTVIRDICASLKDAFASTVLVCSQSAERRQIVVNDVPVERVRSFGNLLSLPAAPAYPWRLWRRIAEHDLLALHAPFPLADLVFAFGFGRKRPLVVHWHADIVTHAGLRWFVEPLMRRTLQRAKAIIVSDHVLVENTPLLREFDDKCHVVPFGIDTSGYDWPKIEPHHVNDRGRLVLACGRLVPYKGFDVLIRAAVNRKFEVWIIGEGTERPRLEQLIRELGVGDRVRLLGSVNDSERIKLMCLSDVFVMPSVTNAETFGLVQLEAMAAGRPVVNTALDTAVPRVARHGMEAISVPPGDPEKLGDAIDTLIRDPERRRRMGLSARTRALTRYSATAFREGMETVYRDAVTASCEEPSTAAEPPQATGWLDSVRIAAALAWSDMRHRYVRSLLGPFWMSLQMAIVVAVLGSVIGQMSNTDMLARLPMLALSMTAWTFLNGVVLDSTTALQNSASLIRDRALPPVIFLLQCTFRQALFALHNACVPLVLWLVLSPHDLSHALAALPGLLLFVACTFAMSLVLGATATRYRDLKPIIESTLMLAFLASPVIWSSDIINHRSTVMRLNPLTHLFAVWREPLAGVPIDPTSVVYVLITLALLIFASVLTLVHLRKAAFWI comes from the coding sequence ATGCATCACACCCAAGAAACCTCGTACGAAACCCCGCGCCGTCCGTCGGTGCTGCACATCTTCAAGATCTATTATCCGGACCTGTTCGGCGGCACGCTCACGGTGATCCGTGACATCTGCGCCAGCCTGAAGGACGCCTTCGCCTCCACCGTGCTGGTCTGTTCGCAATCGGCCGAGCGGCGCCAGATCGTCGTCAACGACGTGCCGGTCGAGCGCGTCCGCTCGTTCGGCAATCTGCTGTCGCTTCCCGCAGCCCCGGCCTATCCTTGGCGTTTGTGGCGCAGAATAGCCGAGCACGATCTGCTCGCGCTCCACGCGCCCTTCCCGCTCGCAGACCTCGTTTTCGCCTTCGGCTTCGGACGCAAGCGGCCGCTGGTGGTGCACTGGCACGCCGACATCGTCACCCATGCAGGCCTGCGCTGGTTCGTCGAGCCGTTGATGCGGCGGACCTTGCAACGCGCCAAGGCAATCATCGTCTCGGACCACGTGCTGGTCGAGAACACGCCGCTGCTGCGGGAGTTCGATGACAAGTGCCACGTCGTGCCGTTCGGCATCGACACGTCGGGTTACGACTGGCCGAAGATCGAACCGCACCATGTCAACGATCGCGGCCGGCTCGTGCTCGCCTGCGGCCGGCTCGTGCCCTACAAGGGCTTTGACGTCCTGATCCGTGCCGCGGTCAACCGCAAGTTCGAGGTCTGGATCATCGGCGAAGGCACTGAGCGGCCGCGACTGGAGCAGTTGATCCGGGAGCTCGGTGTCGGTGACCGCGTCCGCCTGCTCGGCTCGGTAAACGACAGCGAGCGCATCAAGCTGATGTGCCTGTCCGACGTCTTCGTGATGCCGTCGGTGACCAATGCCGAGACCTTCGGCCTGGTCCAGCTCGAGGCCATGGCCGCCGGCCGCCCCGTGGTGAACACCGCGCTCGACACCGCCGTGCCGCGCGTCGCCCGCCATGGCATGGAGGCGATCTCGGTGCCGCCGGGCGATCCCGAAAAGCTTGGTGACGCCATCGACACGCTGATCCGCGATCCCGAGCGCCGCCGTCGCATGGGGCTGTCGGCCCGGACGCGCGCGCTCACTCGCTACTCCGCCACGGCCTTCAGGGAAGGCATGGAGACCGTCTATCGCGACGCCGTCACCGCCTCTTGCGAGGAGCCGTCAACCGCCGCCGAGCCGCCGCAGGCGACCGGCTGGCTGGACAGCGTCCGGATCGCGGCGGCGCTGGCCTGGTCCGACATGCGCCACCGCTACGTTCGCTCGCTGCTCGGCCCGTTCTGGATGTCGCTCCAGATGGCGATCGTGGTCGCGGTGCTGGGCTCGGTGATCGGACAGATGTCGAACACCGACATGCTGGCGCGCCTGCCGATGCTGGCGCTGTCGATGACGGCCTGGACCTTCCTCAACGGCGTCGTGCTCGATTCGACCACCGCGCTCCAGAACTCCGCGAGCCTGATCCGCGACCGGGCGCTGCCGCCGGTGATCTTCCTGCTGCAATGCACCTTCCGCCAGGCGCTGTTCGCGCTCCATAACGCCTGCGTGCCGCTGGTGTTGTGGCTCGTCCTGTCACCACACGACCTCTCTCACGCGCTGGCGGCGCTGCCCGGCCTTTTGCTGTTCGTCGCCTGCACCTTCGCCATGAGCCTCGTCCTCGGCGCGACGGCGACGCGCTATCGCGACCTCAAGCCGATCATCGAATCCACCTTGATGCTCGCCTTCCTCGCCTCGCCCGTGATCTGGTCGTCGGACATCATCAATCACCGCTCGACGGTGATGCGGCTCAATCCGCTGACGCATCTGTTCGCGGTGTGGCGCGAGCCGCTGGCGGGCGTCCCGATCGATCCGACCAGCGTCGTCTATGTCCTCATTACGTTGGCGCTGCTGATCTTTGCGAGCGTGCTGACGCTGGTCCACCTGCGCAAAGCCGCCTTCTGGATCTGA
- a CDS encoding ABC transporter ATP-binding protein, with amino-acid sequence MVSISLRNVCLDYPLYGAYDFSLKRRLLGQLIREPGEMRIIRAVDNVTIDAEAGARIGLAGPNGSGKSTLLRLIAGVYPPSSGRVTVRGNVVPLLGLNAGVNLDFVAEDNIALLLRISGRKPTRSVIDAIWAFTELETRMQRVPLRMFSSGMLMRVLFATATAFPADILLLDEWLSVVDEHFAEKAEMRLLNLVSQAAIVIIASHDQPLLRRTCTSIINLDHGRIASTIAVEPPATHAFGLREKRA; translated from the coding sequence ATGGTCTCGATCAGCCTGCGCAACGTCTGTCTCGATTATCCGCTCTACGGCGCCTACGACTTCTCGCTGAAGCGGCGCCTGCTCGGCCAGCTCATCCGCGAGCCCGGCGAGATGCGGATCATCCGCGCCGTCGACAATGTCACGATCGACGCCGAAGCAGGCGCCCGCATCGGGCTTGCCGGGCCCAACGGCTCCGGCAAGTCGACGCTGCTGCGTCTGATCGCCGGCGTCTACCCGCCGAGCAGCGGCCGCGTCACGGTCCGTGGCAACGTCGTGCCCCTGCTCGGCCTGAACGCCGGCGTCAACCTGGACTTCGTGGCGGAGGACAACATCGCGTTGCTGCTGCGGATCAGCGGCCGCAAGCCGACCCGCAGCGTGATCGACGCGATCTGGGCCTTCACCGAGCTCGAGACGCGCATGCAGCGGGTGCCGCTGCGGATGTTTTCCTCGGGCATGCTGATGCGGGTGCTGTTTGCGACCGCCACGGCATTTCCGGCTGACATTCTCCTGCTCGACGAATGGCTCAGCGTGGTCGACGAACACTTTGCGGAGAAAGCCGAAATGCGGCTCCTGAATCTCGTGTCGCAGGCGGCGATCGTGATCATCGCCTCGCACGACCAGCCGCTGCTGCGCCGCACCTGCACCAGCATCATCAACCTCGATCACGGCCGCATCGCTTCGACCATCGCAGTCGAGCCGCCGGCCACGCACGCCTTCGGGCTCCGCGAGAAACGCGCATGA